The Longimicrobium sp. nucleotide sequence GCGGGTCACTTCGGATGCGAAGCTGCTGAGCTGGTCCACCATCGAGTTGATGGTGTTCTTCAGCTCCAGCATTTCGCCCTTTACGTCTACCGTGATCTTCTGGCTGAGGTCGCCGTTGGCGATGGCGGTGGAAACCAGGGCGATGTTTCGCACCTGGCCGGTGAGGTTCGACGCCATGAAGTTCACGGAGTCGGTGAGGTCCTTCCAGGTTCCCGCCACGTTGGGCACTTCGGCCTGGCCGCCCAGCACGCCCTCGGTGCCCACCTCTCGCGCCACGCGCGTCACTTCCGACGCAAAGGCGCTGAGCTGGTCCACCATGGTGTTCACGGTGTTGGCGATGCGCAGGAACTCGCCCAGCACCGGCTTGCCGTCGATCTCCAGCGCCATCTTCTGCGACAGGTCGCCGCGCGCCACCGCCGTGATCACGCGCGCCACCTCGGTGGTGGGCGTCATCACGTCGCCGATCAGCTGGTTGATGGCGTTCAGCTTGACGGACCACCCGCCGCCCACCGGGCCGATGGAGGCGCGGTCGGTCATCTGCCCCTGGCGTCCCACCGTGGTGGTGACGCGCACCATCTCGTCGGAGACGCGCTGGTTCAGGTGGGCGATGTCGTTGAAGGTGTCGGCGATCTCCTCCAGCAGGGCG carries:
- a CDS encoding HAMP domain-containing protein, with protein sequence MGAGDGDGTGGDGGEGGDRRELRRLLLALRALRGGDFSVRLPDVYGDALLEEIADTFNDIAHLNQRVSDEMVRVTTTVGRQGQMTDRASIGPVGGGWSVKLNAINQLIGDVMTPTTEVARVITAVARGDLSQKMALEIDGKPVLGEFLRIANTVNTMVDQLSAFASEVTRVAREVGTEGVLGGQAEVPNVAGTWKDLTDSVNFMASNLTGQVRNIALVSTAIANGDLSQKITVDVKGEMLELKNTINSMVDQLSSFASEVTRVAKEVGTEGKLGGQARVEGVAGVWRDLTDNVNQLAGNLTVQLRDVSAVATAIADGDLTRKITVEAAGEILQIKEVINSMVDRLSVFADEVTRVAREVGTEGVLGGQAEVPNVAGTWKD